From the Argentina anserina chromosome 3, drPotAnse1.1, whole genome shotgun sequence genome, the window TCGGTCGGGACAATTTTTTCCGTATGCACGAGAGACAGTTATTGTTTGAACTATGATAGGCGTTAGGACTGTTTGGTATAAGAGAATAACTTTTAGTAGCTACGAGATGTAATggattatttatttatttatttaggaAAATGAACAATTCCTTAATTAAGCTACAAGCCCAGTTATAGTTATAATGCATGCAAACGGCACGCCATAGGTTTTGATTTAAATGCTAGCACTTTGTGGCTTTCTCAATCACCTAGGAGGCTAGGACCATCTTAGATGGGCTCAATCATGATTGTAATCATCTTCATtgattaataataaataattttttctctTAATAAAAAAATGCCTGCAAACGCAAGTGGAAAATACAATAGATGATAAAGAGTATTGATATCCGCTCAGTcaaattaaaaagagtgaTAATAAACCAACAACTCACTAATCTATAAGCCGGAGACCATGCAAATGAAAAGACTGTCGTACCTTCATATAAATTTGACATGAAACCAAACACATGGATAATAGAATGAAACTATCCGTAGTAGAAGATCACGGCCGTCGACCTAAACATAAACAAGCAAATCCAGCAAATGCCATCGACTTAAATGCTACAGAGCTTGGCAGCTTGCCCTTGTCCTTCCTCTGGTATAGGGCTTCGTACAGCGGTTTATTAATGATTATCAAAACCACACATATGAGGATCTGCAAGCACATCGTCTCATAAACTTCAGCAATACCCTTTGTGATTGCTGCCTTCACAAACCAGGCAAAGCAGGACAGATTGAGCAATGCAACAGTTCCTAGAACAGTAAACATTGGAGATGAGCCCCCAAATTCCATCATCTCTTTCTCATATCTTTCCGACACGTCTTCATCGGCCACCTTGGCTGTTATTACAAATGCGGAATCAGTGTATCCAAGGTAATGTACAATGGTGTCGATGAAGGCAAATAGGTATGAAGTTATTCTCTGATAAAACCATATACGTTGGTCGTTCCACCAACCTAACATTGTGCCTCCACACCACATATACTCCACAAAGCTCCCAATGTTCCTAGCAATTATAACATATGCAAATGGTATGATCCATCGGCTTGAAATCTAATTCCACAAGACAAAACCAGAATTAGTTATAATCAGAAAGCGGAGAGATATCGTTGAAGTTTTCTATCTCAATATTGGATATAATAAGTTACATGAAAGCTTCTGAAAAATTATAATGAGGTGAACTATACCTGAGGAAATAAGGATGTGCCTCTGAGGAGGTAAAGTGAAGGAAGAGTGGAGTAAATTAGTGTTGCCCAGCAATTAGCAGCCCATAAGTTGAAGCGAAGGTATCCAAGTCGAAGACCTAAACTAATCTTTCCATGGCCGTACCATACAGGACTATACTTTGAAAGCATAATCTGGAGGTTACCTTCGGACCATCTCTTATGCTGCAAAAGTATCTGAAGCAGTGTTGTTGAATTTAATCCTAAGAAAGCTTTCCTTTTAGGATTGCAATACACTGATTTCCAGCCTCGGCATTGGATCGATAGCCCCGTTATCACATCTTCGACTGGACATCCATATTTCAAACCCATCTGCAGATCATTAAGATTTCGACTAAGCTCGATCAAACATGAGTATATTGCTACACGAATTCATTAAGTTTGTATACGAAGGGTCGCTCGAGTATTTGGGCTAGTATATGTAGTAAAATTGTAGCTTAAATAACGTGATATGATCTTATTGTCATATTGTATGTGTGGTTCATACAGAGAGGGATATGATATATACCTCTTTTCCCCATTGAGTGTTCTCTTCAAATATACAACTTGCAAGACTCTTTGAAGTTTCTTCTAATCCATGAACGTCAATTTCTTCTCCTTTGTTATCCTCCCATTTCATCTCACTCTTACATCCCTTGGTGAATATCCTTCCACAAAGGGTATCCCTTCTGTGAAAGCATCCAGTTCCAATATACATTGGTCCCCCATAATTATCCAGACCATGGAGTTCAACCTTCATAATAATATCAAAAATTAACAACAATATTATGATTCGACCACtgattgaaattttttattcttATATTTCCACGCTTTAGCATAGAAATTAATATGTCCACGAACATAGATAACTCACGTACGTTGATTACTCTTACTGATGCGTATAACTCATTTGTAGTAAAGTTGACGAAATTCTGCGGGAATTGTACGTATGCAATTTCATGGCCTTGTTCTTCATCCATGAAGAAGCAAAGTGCATCCCTTATAGCCACGGAGTTGTTCGAGTACATGTCACAGTCTACATTCAGAAGTAATTTTCCATTGCTAATGCTCGATGAAATCCTAATCTGTATAATAAATAGTCATATATACACATGACCACTGCCAGTATGACACCACAATATGGCGTCAGATTCAACGCCATAATCTTATGTGTAATGCACTGTCACATTGACACGTCAGTAATtcaaataattattaaatataatttttaaatgaaaagacaatcatatatatctttatTAATCCAACGGTTCTAGATCATTATAAACATTATATTTTTGTGGttcttttttatcatttttttatcaCGATAATGtttcaaaaatataattaaaaatttaatatttacgaaagtatgcttgatatatatatatatatatatatatatatatgtgtgtgttcgcaaaaaatatttttaaaattaaattcaacCGATTAAAATATAGACGTGTGTATCgtaaataattttgttagagatttttttcgtatttttgtaatctaattaataatttgatagagaatatatggtaattgtagtcattaattataaccattaatataatttgtaaatgtaaataaaatttataaattgaaGAAGTcatgaattaaatttgaatttttttgacACATTtagtgaaagaaaaattaaattcttaattaagaggatatataaattcaaagataattgattaattcaatTATATGAAGACTTTTTGGtaagattattttgttttagtAATTAATTATCCCTTAATTATTGCTAAAATCATCTTTAATATATAAaggataaaaaataaaataatttataaagatataattgtctttttcatttaaaaaataaaattttgtaataattaattattgaTGTGGAATGATAATGTGTTATGCCACATAAGATTCGACGCTGGGCTAaaacattttttcatatacacAAATACGTGCAAATTGTACGGTCAGTAAATGGTTTATAGTTATAGT encodes:
- the LOC126789300 gene encoding cellulose synthase-like protein E6 isoform X2, translated to MGEEKYLPLFATTRAKGRVLYRLFAVSVFIGICLICVYRVSHIPKASEDGRFGWMYLFAAELWFSFYWFLTQATRWSRVYRQTFKERLSLRYEKELPGVDIFVCTADPIIEPPMMVMNTVLSVMAYDYPPEKFSVYLSDDGGSELTYYALLEAAEFAKHWIPYCKKYRVEPRSPAAYFVSTASDAAGNNRSHYQNQAGDSTHIKKLYENMENKVESAVKLGRVSEDVRSKHKGFSRWDSYMSKRDHDTILQIVVDGRNPNGRDVEGCVLPTLVYLAREKRPQYHHNFKAGAINALVELHGLDNYGGPMYIGTGCFHRRDTLCGRIFTKGCKSEMKWEDNKGEEIDVHGLEETSKSLASCIFEENTQWGKEMGLKYGCPVEDVITGLSIQCRGWKSVYCNPKRKAFLGLNSTTLLQILLQHKRWSEGNLQIMLSKYSPVWYGHGKISLGLRLGYLRFNLWAANCWATLIYSTLPSLYLLRGTSLFPQISSRWIIPFAYVIIARNIGSFVEYMWCGGTMLGWWNDQRIWFYQRITSYLFAFIDTIVHYLGYTDSAFVITAKVADEDVSERYEKEMMEFGGSSPMFTVLGTVALLNLSCFAWFVKAAITKGIAEVYETMCLQILICVVLIIINKPLYEALYQRKDKGKLPSSVAFKSMAFAGFACLCLGRRP
- the LOC126789300 gene encoding cellulose synthase-like protein E1 isoform X1, whose product is MGEEKYLPLFATTRAKGRVLYRLFAVSVFIGICLICVYRVSHIPKASEDGRFGWMYLFAAELWFSFYWFLTQATRWSRVYRQTFKERLSLRYEKELPGVDIFVCTADPIIEPPMMVMNTVLSVMAYDYPPEKFSVYLSDDGGSELTYYALLEAAEFAKHWIPYCKKYRVEPRSPAAYFVSTASDAAGNNRSHYQNQAGDSTHIKKLYENMENKVESAVKLGRVSEDVRSKHKGFSRWDSYMSKRDHDTILQIVVDGRNPNGRDVEGCVLPTLVYLAREKRPQYHHNFKAGAINALIRISSSISNGKLLLNVDCDMYSNNSVAIRDALCFFMDEEQGHEIAYVQFPQNFVNFTTNELYASVRVINVELHGLDNYGGPMYIGTGCFHRRDTLCGRIFTKGCKSEMKWEDNKGEEIDVHGLEETSKSLASCIFEENTQWGKEMGLKYGCPVEDVITGLSIQCRGWKSVYCNPKRKAFLGLNSTTLLQILLQHKRWSEGNLQIMLSKYSPVWYGHGKISLGLRLGYLRFNLWAANCWATLIYSTLPSLYLLRGTSLFPQISSRWIIPFAYVIIARNIGSFVEYMWCGGTMLGWWNDQRIWFYQRITSYLFAFIDTIVHYLGYTDSAFVITAKVADEDVSERYEKEMMEFGGSSPMFTVLGTVALLNLSCFAWFVKAAITKGIAEVYETMCLQILICVVLIIINKPLYEALYQRKDKGKLPSSVAFKSMAFAGFACLCLGRRP